Proteins from a single region of Trichoderma asperellum chromosome 3, complete sequence:
- a CDS encoding uncharacterized protein (EggNog:ENOG41~SECRETED:SignalP(1-19)): MQFSTASFLAVLTASLASAAQMQINYYSDQCSSYEGQVDVTWATNVFNGKDNCYNYQFGSWANIANCNENGGCKCNFFSSENCQNYLGFSASGTGNCIPVSNARSFACYYGSN, encoded by the coding sequence ATGCAATTCTCAACTGCCTCATTTCTCGCGGTCCTCACCGCATCTCTTGCCTCTGCCGCGCAAATGCAGATCAATTACTACAGCGATCAGTGCAGTTCATACGAGGGCCAAGTCGATGTGACCTGGGCAACCAACGTTTTCAATGGCAAGGATAACTGCTACAACTACCAGTTTGGTAGCTGGGCAAACATTGCCAACTGCAATGAAAACGGCGGATGCAAATgcaatttcttttcctcgGAAAATTGCCAGAATTATTTGGGTTTTTCCGCCAGTGGTACCGGAAACTGCATTCCCGTCTCAAACGCCAGGTCTTTTGCCTGTTACTATGGCAGCAATTGA
- a CDS encoding uncharacterized protein (EggNog:ENOG41), protein MTSTQLPPLDFNEGGLRIVLLPEVENMSSPLSPLSPDYHQSKEPPSNTTLSSARYCEHDQHAVDSESDDDQEVDVDEIEHDSDSTPPPPAIPIHPIPALQDAFAESLNEVMSGVAVEKPKLRALDAQGRREAVLAQGKDEPALDAMWRLRPGQTQHELGKLIAQISFGVYLMLNGMANDNTQVINILQGHIDEVDEFLEVTIEDLEEVEADLKRRIDHLMLPMSNATVFEQLLEDSKFRTEILQGNEKIEHILARTNVSMKQWDDDIEAGLLTSNIFINWLNEHAEGTWRSGLPDVTDIFDAMSGNAEGWLIAFEKISDNAQDINSLIIRLMNIISEMEKKAGEASRRTWASIEPLCAPPMPNIPEDSRPSDLHVITEDYSRRSSTQESVRSGSTEHRPASSIIDDDTSTIDFPLPGGLPLLPPFKSTRHTSNTFGLSSPQSATTTSGFDSPQSAQYTPQSAAGTFGVTSPQTMQIHFRQDSQDSPAMEFEDSDRETETGHSNHEDEPVFLLQPRTYTPQPPAPLPSPLIKDDPGHSARSGSQSTLPSLRSTPISPADSRPLSAVVKRRTSLRDRVSQKMMPPGDIQIPVRSLKGMEKYAHSPGTTTPQTMRSHHFDSAYESDAESHGRHPSGSSSNMTMSPPQVNVVPSPRSDRQRYYHPVHASPHSPLQQRPHTAVGHGHASYHQGHSSLAPPALSGLSKVTSANYDDGTSQSVRTTKTVDKQLKKKKSAFGWLKKAFSMDEEERAAYEARRAMQYQESYYNADPPKFLDGRRVR, encoded by the exons ATGACCTCGACTCAGCTGCCGCCGCTCGACTTCAACGAAGGCGGACTTCGGATTGTCCTGCTACCCGAAGTTGAGAACATGTCGTCTCCGCTCTCTCCACTCTCTCCAGACTACCATCAGAGCAAAGAGCCTCCTTCGAATACCACCTTGAGCTCTGCTCGATACTGTGAACACGACCAACATGCTGTGGACTCCGAATCTGACGATGACCAGGAGGTGGACGTGGACGAGATTGAGCATGATTCCGATTCgacgccaccaccgccagcgATTCCAATCCACCCCATTCCTGCTTTACAGGATGCTTTCGCCGAATCGTTGAATGAGGTGATGAGCGGTGTTGCGGTTGAGAAGCCTAAATTGAGGGCGCTGGACGCCCAGGGACGCAGAGAGGCTGTGCTTGCTCAGGGCAAAGATGAGCCTGCTCTTGATGCTATGTGGAGGCTCCGACCTGGCCAGACCCAGCATGAACTGGGCAAGCTAATTGCTCAGATTTCTTTTGGTGTATATCTGATGCTGAACGGGATGGCCAATGATAATACACAGGTCATCAACATTCTTCAGGGCCACATCGATGAGGTGGACGAGTTTCTCGAAGTCACAATTGAGGATCTTGAAGAAGTAGAGGCGGACCTGAAGAGGCGCATCGATCATCTGATGCTTCCCATGTCTAATGCCACGGTGTTTGAACAGCTGCTGGAAGACAGTAAATTCCGGACCGAAATACTTCAAGGCAACGAGAAGATTGAGCACATCCTCGCAAGGACCAATGTGTCAATGAAGCAGTGGGACGACGATATTGAAGCCGGGCTACTAACTAGCAACATCTTCATAAACTGGTTGAACGAGCATGCTGAAGGCACATGGCGATCGGGCCTGCCAGACGTTACCGACATTTTTGATGCCATGAGCGGCAATGCAGAAGGGTGGCTCATTGCATTTGAGAAAATCAGTGATAATGCTCAAGACATTAACAGTCTCATCATTCGGTTGATGAACATAATATCtgagatggaaaagaaggCCGGTGAAGCTAGCCGGCGGACCTGG GCGAGCATAGAACCACTCTGTGCTCCTCCTATGCCTAATATTCCTGAAGATTCAAGACCTTCGGATCTACACGTTATAACCGAGGATTATAGTCGAAGATCTAGTACTCAAGAGAGCGTCCGAAGCGGATCTACAGAACATAGACCGGCCAGCTCTATAATCGATGATGATACCAGCACTATTGATTTTCCTCTGCCTGGAGGCTTACCCCTACTTCCACCGTTTAAGTCTACCCGTCATACTTCGAACACTTTCGGCTTGAGCAGCCCTCAGTCGGCTACTACGACATCCGGCTTTGATAGCCCTCAAAGCGCTCAATATACCCCTCAGTCTGCCGCAGGTACCTTTGGTGTCACCAGTCCCCAGACAATGCAAATCCACTTCCGCCAAGACAGCCAAGACTCGCCGGCTATGGAATTTGAGGATAGCGATCGAGAAACGGAGACAGGTCATAGCAATCATGAAGACGAACCGGTGTTCCTTCTCCAGCCACGAACTTATACCCCGCAGCCTCCTGCACCGCTGCCCTCACCTCTTATCAAAGATGACCCGGGTCACAGTGCTCGATCGGGATCACAGTCGACGCTTCCATCCCTCCGGTCCACACCAATTTCTCCTGCAGATAGCCGGCCTTTGAGTGCTGTTGTAAAGAGAAGGACGTCTCTCCGCGACCGTGTATCTCAAAAAATGATGCCCCCTGGAGATATTCAGATTCCGGTAAGGTCTCTCAAAGGCATGGAGAAGTACGCTCATTCACCTGGCACTACCACGCCGCAGACAATGAGATCTCATCATTTTGATTCAGCATATGAATCTGATGCGGAAagccatggccgccatcCATCTGGAAGCTCTAGCAACATGACAATGTCCCCTCCGCAGGTCAACGTTGTGCCCTCTCCGCGCTCGGATCGGCAAAGATACTATCACCCCGTGCATGCATCGCCACACTCACCACTTCAGCAGAGGCCCCATACGGCTGTTGGACATGGTCATGCTTCATatcatcaaggccattcTTCCTTGGCACCGCCTGCTTTGAGCGGCTTAAGCAAGGTTACGTCCGCAAACTATGACGACGGGACCTCGCAAAGCGTACGAACTACCAAAACTGTGGATAAGCAgcttaagaagaagaaaagtgcCTTTGGTTGGCTCAAGAAAGCTTTCAGcatggatgaagaagagcgagcgGCTTATGAGGCACGCAGAGCTATGCAATACCAAGAGAGCTACTATAACGCTGATCCACCCAAGTTTTTGGACGGAAGACGAGTGCGATAA